Proteins from one Coregonus clupeaformis isolate EN_2021a chromosome 29, ASM2061545v1, whole genome shotgun sequence genomic window:
- the LOC121544843 gene encoding protein phosphatase 1A yields the protein MGAFLDKPKMEKHNAHGEGNSLTYGLSSMQGWRVEMEDAHTAVIGLPHGLDPWSFFAVYDGHAGSQVAKYCCGHLLEHITSNPDFQSALEPEPNVERVKTGIRTGFLQIDEHMRSISEKKHGVDRSGSTAVGVMISPGHIYFINCGDSRGLLSRGGAVHFFTQDHKPSNPLEKERIQNAGGSVMIQRVNGSLAVSRALGDFDYKCVHGKGPTEQLVSPEPEVYAIQRSEVEDEFIVLACDGIWDVMANEELCDFVRSRLEVTDDLERVCNEIVDTCLYKGSRDNMSVVLICLPGAPKVTAEAVKREAELDKYLESRVEEIIKKQGNEGVPDLVHVMRTLASESIPNLPPGGELASKRSVIEAVYNKLNPYRSDDTDSASTDDMW from the exons ATGGGGGCGTTTTTGGACAAGCCAAAGATGGAGAAGCACAATGCTCATGGTGAGGGGAACAGTCTGACCTATGGCCTGAGCAGCATGCAGGGCTGGAGGGTGGAGATGGAGGATGCGCACACTGCAGTCATTGGCCTGCCTCATGGGCTCGACCCTTGGTCCTTCTTTGCGGTCTATGATGGGCATGCTGGATCCCAGGTGGCTAAATACTGCTGTGGGCACCTTCTGGAGCACATCACCAGCAACCCAGACTTCCAGAGTGCTCTGGAGCCGGAACCCAACGTAGAGCGTGTGAAAACCGGCATCCGCACAGGTTTCCTGCAGATTGACGAGCACATGCGGTCCATCTCTGAGAAGAAGCACGGTGTGGACCGCAGCGGCTCCACTGCGGTGGGGGTCATGATTTCCCCAGGCCACATCTACTTCATCAACTGTGGAGACTCCCGGGGTCTTCTAAGCCGTGGAGGAGCTGTGCACTTCTTCACACAGGACCACAAGCCCAGCAACCCACTGGAGAAGGAGAGGATCCAGAACGCAGGTGGCTCTGTCATGATCCAGCGAGTGAATGGCTCTCTGGCAGTGTCCCGGGCCCTGGGGGACTTTGACTACAAGTGTGTGCATGGAAAGGGCCCCACGGAGCAGCTGGTTTCACCAGAGCCTGAGGTGTATGCCATTCAAAGGTCTGAGGTGGAAGATGAGTTCATCGTCCTAGCCTGCGATGGCATCTGGGATGTCATGGCGAATGAAGAACTTTGTGACTTTGTCAGGTCCAGGCTAGAGGTGACCGATGACCTAGAGAGAGTCTGCAATGAAATAGTTGACACTTGCTTGTACAAG GGGAGTCGGGACAATATGAGTGTTGTGCTGATCTGCCTCCCAGGGGCTCCAAAGGTGACTGCAGAAGCCGTGAAAAGGGAAGCAGAGCTGGATAAGTACCTGGAGAGCAGAGTAGAAG AGATCATAAAGAAGCAGGGAAACGAAGGGGTTCCAGACTTGGTCCACGTGATGCGTACGTTAGCATCGGAGAGCATCCCTAACCTCCCTCCTGGGGGAGAGCTGGCCAGCAA ACGAAGCGTTATTGAAGCAGTGTACAACAAACTCAACCCATACCGAAGTGATGACACA GACTCAGCGTCCACAGACGACATGTGGTAA